The sequence below is a genomic window from Cryobacterium arcticum.
GCGCTGAGCAGCCAGTCGACGGCCATCCGGGCCTGGTGGCGCGGATGCTGTTCGATGGTCGTGAGCCGGAACATCTCGGCGTATGGATGCCCGTCGATGCCGATCACCGAAAGCTCGGTGGGGATCTGGATGCCGAGTTCCCTGGCGGCGATGATGAGCCCGACGGCGATCTCGTCGCTCGCGGCGAACACGGCCGTGGGTCGGCGGCGCGGGTCGCCGAACAGGGCGAGGCCCGCCTCGTATCCGCCGGGGACCGTGAAGGCGCAGGCGGAGAATCCGTCGTCGGTCGAGTGGCCGGCGGCCCGCATGGCCGCATTGAAGCCGGTCAGCCGCTTGGTGTGCACGGCGAAGTCCATCTGGTCGATCTGGTCGCCGCCGACGTGACGGATGTCGGTGTGCCCGAGGCTGAGCAGGTGCTCCGTAGCCAGGCGTGCGGTGGCGACATCGTCGATCGCGATGGTGTGCACGCCCGGGATCTCGCCGCCGATGCCCACCAGTGGGCGGCCGAGACGGTGCAGCTGAGTCACCTCGTCGTCGCTGAGTTCGACGCCCACCGAGATGACGCCGTCGAACCGCTTGCGGGCGAGAAAGAAATCGAAGACCCGTTCCCGCTCGACGGAGTGCGTGGGCAGGTTGTACAGCGTCATGTCGTACCCCTGGGCGAGCAGCGACTGCTCGAGGCTCTCCAGGATCTCGGAGAAGAACCAGCGGCTGATGAACGGGATGATCACCCCCACGCTCTGCGTGCGGCCGGTGACGAGGCTCGCGGCATTGGGGGAGGCGACGTAACCGATCAGGGCCGCGGCGGCGACGACCTTTTGTCGGGTTTCGTCCGAGACGTAGCCCCGGCCGCTGAGGGCGCGGGACGCCGTGGCCTTGGCAACTCCCGCGAGGCGCGCGACATCGGCTATTGCGCTCATCTCAGCCTCCGTCCTTGGAAACGCTAGTGCACACCTTAGCGGTTCCCTCCCAGCAGTGGAACCGGTTCCATAAAGTCGGGACCGGAGCGTGATGCTCGTCTGCGCGATTTGCCGTGAGAGCGCGATCTTTGCCAATCCGTAATCATTTTGGGCTTGTGGCGAAGCAATCAGTGCCGTACTTTGTGGTGTGGAACCGGTTCCTTATGCAACCGTTTCCAGATGTGTGACCCAGAGCACCTGCAGTACACATTCGGTCGGTTCCGGAGAAGCCGGAGCGACCACAAGCAACACTCAACGAGGAGGATTTGCATGAGCGTGAAACAGCATCGCCGGCTTTTCGTCCCGGTCGCTGCAGCTGCAGTGATGGGACTCGCCCTGACCGGCTGTACCGGCGACATCGCCGCCCAGGACGCGGCCGACACCGACTGCTCCGCCTACACCGACTACGGAACCTTCGAGGGCAACCCCGAGGTCAGCATCGGTGGAACCATTCAGGATGACGAGGCCGACCGCCTCGTGCAGTCCTGGGCCGACTTCCAGGCCTGCACCGGTATCACCGTGAACTACACCGGCACCAAGGAGTTCGAGGCTCAGATCGCCGTTCTCGCCGAGGGTGGCAGCGCGCCGGACATCGGGATCATCCCGCAGCCGGGCCTGTTCAACAAGCTTGCCGACGCCGGCTTCCTCAAGCCCGCTCCCGAGGCCGTCGAGGCCAACGTTGACAAGTGGTGGTCGACGGACTGGAAGGGCTACGGCACCGCGTCCGACGGCACCTTCTACGCCGCACCGCTGATGGCCAGCGTCAAGGGCTACGTCTGGTACTCGCCGTCGATGTTCGAGGAAAAGGGCTACGAAGTCCCCACCTCGCTCGACGAGATGATGACCCTCACCGCCAAGATCGCCGCCGACGGCACCGTGCCGTGGTGTGCGGGTGTCGGATCGGGTGACGCCACGGGTTGGCCGGGAACGGACTGGGTCGAGGACTACGTCCTCCGCCAGGCCGGAGCGGACACCTACGACAAGTGGGTCAAGCACGAGATCCCGTTCAATGACCCCGCGATCGTCAAGGCGTTTGACTCGGTCGGCGAGATCCTGAAGAACCCGGAGTACGTCAACGGCGGACTCGGCGACGTGTCCTCGATCATCTCCACGGAGTTCGGCGACGCCGGCCTCCCGATCCTCGACGGCTCCTGTGCCCTCCACCACCAGGCCTCGTTCTACGAGGGCTTCTGGAAGAAGGCCGACGGTTCCGCCGTCACGGTCGCGCCTGACGGCGACGTCTACGCGTTCCTGCTGCCGCCCGCCGAGGCCGGCGGAGAGCAGGCCGTCACCGGTGGTGGCGAGCTGGTCAGCGCGTTCAACGAGAGCGACGAGATCACCGCAGTGCTCAGCTACCTCTCGAGCGACACCTGGGCGAACAACCGCGTTGAGCTGGGCGGCGTCATCAGCGCCAACACCGGCCTGGACGCCTCGCTCGCATCCAGCGACATCCTGAAGCAGAGCGTCGAGATCCTGCAGGACCCGAACACGGTCTTCCGTTTCGACGGCTCTGACCTGATGCCGGGTGCCGTGGGCACCGACTCCTTCTGGAAGGGCATCGTGAACTGGCTCAGTGGCGACGACACCCAGAAGGTTGTCGACA
It includes:
- a CDS encoding LacI family DNA-binding transcriptional regulator, encoding MSAIADVARLAGVAKATASRALSGRGYVSDETRQKVVAAAALIGYVASPNAASLVTGRTQSVGVIIPFISRWFFSEILESLEQSLLAQGYDMTLYNLPTHSVERERVFDFFLARKRFDGVISVGVELSDDEVTQLHRLGRPLVGIGGEIPGVHTIAIDDVATARLATEHLLSLGHTDIRHVGGDQIDQMDFAVHTKRLTGFNAAMRAAGHSTDDGFSACAFTVPGGYEAGLALFGDPRRRPTAVFAASDEIAVGLIIAARELGIQIPTELSVIGIDGHPYAEMFRLTTIEQHPRHQARMAVDWLLSALEQPSTVGTAQLTRVPTNLVMRSSTSAPR
- a CDS encoding ABC transporter substrate-binding protein, which produces MSVKQHRRLFVPVAAAAVMGLALTGCTGDIAAQDAADTDCSAYTDYGTFEGNPEVSIGGTIQDDEADRLVQSWADFQACTGITVNYTGTKEFEAQIAVLAEGGSAPDIGIIPQPGLFNKLADAGFLKPAPEAVEANVDKWWSTDWKGYGTASDGTFYAAPLMASVKGYVWYSPSMFEEKGYEVPTSLDEMMTLTAKIAADGTVPWCAGVGSGDATGWPGTDWVEDYVLRQAGADTYDKWVKHEIPFNDPAIVKAFDSVGEILKNPEYVNGGLGDVSSIISTEFGDAGLPILDGSCALHHQASFYEGFWKKADGSAVTVAPDGDVYAFLLPPAEAGGEQAVTGGGELVSAFNESDEITAVLSYLSSDTWANNRVELGGVISANTGLDASLASSDILKQSVEILQDPNTVFRFDGSDLMPGAVGTDSFWKGIVNWLSGDDTQKVVDTIESSWPKS